The region AAACATGTAGAATGCATTTCCTCCCCCCATTAATGACAAGAAATTTATAAAGTGATAAatatcgttattgaatgatatgaaaaaaaaatcttgtgataatatatttttggccatatcatcCAGCTCTACAAACAATTGAGAGACTAGATTATAAGAGAAGCACATGGAATCACACATCTGAATATGTGCATGTCTGCAGCAAATTTCACTGAATAATTACGTAGTTATTTGCTTTGGAAAGCATCTGGCTAAGTGTAGTATTCAGTTTCATGAATTCCTCACCTCATACTCTATTCTGACAGTGTTGCCTTTGCTCCTGTTGCACTTACTGTCAAAGGaacaaaaacaccattaaaacaaaataagacTGACAAATTTCTTTGCagatatattataaatgtatcaaATCTCAGTAAAAATTGCCTTTCTTACCAAATACACAACACAACAATAAGAGCAGCTGCACCTACACAGAATCCAACACCAACAGCAATTCCAACAACTACAAGCCAAAGACCAGAACTACCTGAAAAATATGTGAAGAAAAAGCGAAGTTAAATTCTTCCATATAATTCTCCtgaattaatttgttttacaCAAAAAGTAACATTAAAGTCACTTTGGTCTGGTATTGCTGTTATTCAATCTTGAAAGATGGGACTTTGTCCCTGTACAGTGCAGTATGAATTCAAACTGCGAGAAAACTGCCACAGTTTTACTATTACACTAAAATTGAAAACAATTTCTTATTTGACTAACATGTTTCATAAGCAAACACATAACACTCCACTGCATCAACTCCACAAGTTCAGCTGGGCCAATATCCCGGACAAGCCCCCAATAATGTTACTACCCCAGGGGGTCTAGGCCAGTACTCCTGGATCCCCCTCAACAATAAATATTTTGGATGGCtgcctaatcaaacacacctaatTTAACTCACTATCTTGTTATTAGAGTACTCCAGGAACTGaaatgggtgtgtcagataagggaaatatccaaaatgtgcagtgctggggggcctccaggaacagggttgggaaacatGGTTTATGGGTATGTAGGGGTGTAACACACaacacattttaaatgatttGCACTGACATTATAAATCTACACTAACATTTCTGTAAAGATATGGAAATAATTGTTTGTCTATCATCTTTACCTCACCTTCAACAGTGACCAATACAGCAGCTGATCTCTGAGATCCATGTTGATTCTGAGCCACACAGTAGAAGAATCCACTCTGTAGTGCACTGTAACTCTGTCCAGATCCAACAGCTGAGCTTTCATTCTCATTAAACCAGGTGTAGTTCAGAACAGGTGGGTTTGAATCACTGCTGCAGGTCAGAGTCACTGAATCACCCAAAACTATTTCACCAGATCCACTGATGGACACTGACACATTCCTGGGTGAGTCTAAGAACAATCAATCTTATTTTGACAAGCATCTTAAACCATTTTTTGTGTTACTATTATTTGCTTAACACCATCATATTATGACATTATACATGCTAGAATGTTTGACAGCATTTTATGTGCTATGATAAACTGGCATTTAATGTGACAGCATCAGAGTATTTCTCTCTAAGTTCATTTCTGGACTTGCACTTGTGTTCTCCACTGTTATCAGAGTGGATCCTTGTGATGCTGTAGATTCTTCCAAGTTTAAGAAATGTTTTCCCTTTAAACCATCTGATTTGTGCAAGTGGGTTTGTATCATTGCTGCATGTCAGAGTCACTGTTCTGCCTACTTCTGTGTCACCAGATGGACTTACCACAACAAAAGTCTCCTTTGGGGCATCTTAGAGTAGATTATTTCCAGTGGAtaagtgaaaataaaatcaatcaaagcTATTAAAATCACAAATAATGACCTCATACTTACATGCAACATCAATATAAACATGAGGTGATGTAAGTCCGTGTACAGTACAGCTATATCTGCCTGCATCCTCTCTTCTGACTGACTGCAGGAGAAGTTTATTGTTTCTCTCAGTTAATGACTGTGTGTTTTTCAACCAGATGAATGTTGCTCTGTCAGTCAGATTACAGGTGCTTTTACATGTCAGACTGACTGTATCTCCCTCTGTCACGCTCGCGGGGGTCTCTATCTGCAGATCTGAATGCAGGCAGAAAAGACATTGACACATTGTTCATTTGTCCTGTAAATGTGATTGCAGGCATGAAACATCTGTTATACTGAAATATGGATTATTTAGTACATAAATAACCAGTAAATCAATTCAAAAACTTTATGAAAGTTACCAGTGACATCAAGAGTAACTCCAGGAGCATCAGTCCATTGTCCACCAGGTTTATTAGTAATGAATCTGAAATAGTACTTGTGTGCATCCTTCTGTGTCACATCATTCAGTCTGATGGTGCAGATCTGCCGTTTATCTCCCAGATACTGAAACCTCTGACTGTATTCAGAGTCCTCAGACAGATCTGGAGACTTATCATTTCTAGCATTAGGCCTATATATGACCCAGTTTACCTTTATGACTTTATATCCAGGAGGGTATGTATAAGTACAGGGCATTATCACAGATGAGCCATTTAGTGCGCAGATGTATGGGCGGCTGTAACTCACACCCCAATGATCAGCACTACAAACCCCTGAAACACAAATATCCAAAAAGTTCTAATAAAATGATTCACTCTTCTACTAAAGTTAAAAGTTTTGAATGACAAAAATACAACATTAGCACCTGCAGTGGTGGAGAATATTGCAGAAAAGCAGAACGTAACATGCAGAGACTAAAGGAAACTAAGCAAAGATAAGATGCTGCAATAATTCATAATGAATGATATGGATTGAAtcgattttacacatttctcaaagTCAGTGAGTTCAAAGTTGACACAGCCATCCAGACAGTCTCtttatttagcagatgttttcaAGAACTTCCTGATTTGCAAGAATCAATaatcaacaaaaaaaatatatagtttatgtATTATACTTTATAATGAATCATttgtatgaaataaaaaaaagtacaatccATGTAGGAATATTACACATCGTTCAGATGGCTGTATTAATGGTTTTAAGAGCATTAACCTTTAGAGAAACGTGTAAATTCAGttgaataaaacaatacaatattattttgaaGTGGTGATGTAATATTTCTGACTTACCTGGAACAATGAGCAGAAAGATCAGATGAAATGGAGCCATTCTGACTGACATCACCATAGCAACACCTACAACCAacatatatatcatatttttCAACGTGCATTTGCAGACcatatcataaactgtgcttcagTGTTATTCTCAAGATGATGAAACTATGaccatgtaaacatatacaaatacaattaATGCACTGCAGCCTGCTAATATACTCCAGTGCACCTcaactgaccaaaaaaaaaaaaaaaaaaaaaagaagtcaagAATAGGCATGGCATGAGCTTTACCGTCAGTATGTGGTTTTAGCTGAAGCTGTTCTCCAGTGATGATAAATCTTGTTCCTTCCTCTTTCAGAGTAAGATCTCTTTTCCATGTGTCACAAGACCTCAAAAGTGtataacactttttatagaaacatTTTATAATTGCAACATCTAAAGGATTAAAATAGATAGatatgcaacctggtctcatggaaTCACTTTActacacctacatttttgcaaaattatttttatgtggctttaCATACCCAACTACTTTACAAGCTTGTTCCAGTgtaatcaaattgtgcagtagctcaactgatagagcgttacaCTAGCGATGCAAAGGACAGGGATACGAGTCTTGCAGAGCACGCAAGCCGAAAGCGTCACAGAAGCACCACGATATGACGTggctgcttcagcaattgtgttcttcatctcacatttgctttttatgccaCTATCGTTTAGGATTAAGATTTACGGtagagaggtaggttttgttgaactgttgggagaattttactcgcttttagcaccacacagtggacatttaacctcGGAATTGCCGCAACACACGTAAGAAAACGTGtgatttaatttagcaaaaactCAAAATCTCCAAACTCTAAAAGTGTACAGCGAGAAAcacattttactgataaaattaaatgttaataCATTATGAATACTACATCATAGATCATTACAGATCAAGAATTGAAATGTTTATTAAACAATTACTATTTTCTACGCAAATACAGATGTAAATGTTTGGCTAATGCATTGCAAACATGCAGTCTAGTTGTACATACATAACATGCATTCATGATactatttattcattataatcatattcatattttcaaatgttacaaaatgtactagCAGATGCTGTGACTTCACACAAAGACCCTTTCGTCAGTCCAAACCACAGACATACACAGAACTAAACACACCACATAAATAACAGCCTATATATTCTGCTGGAACTTTTTTCTAGTCTTTGGTATTGGTAAATCTCACTAGTTCCTCCTGCACTAACCCAATTACAGACATCAGCGCATGATGTTGAAAGACTGTCACGAACGCACCAGCAATATCAAAGACACTGAAGTGCTCTGTGGATATTTTGGTGGACAAATCTATGTTAgattaaaaaaagtgtaaaagaTAAAAGCTCACATTATGCCAAATTAACCTTAATTTTTAAATCAGGAACTGTACCTATAGGAATTTCACCTTTGACATCATATACGGTATATTTTGTTATCATCGGCTGTCAGCAGAGCAATAATCAATCTGTGATTTTTCAGCTACCTTGAGTGTGTTCATATGTAGGTTATATCACAATGGTACTTACTAAAAAAccatagcaaaaaaataaaaataaaataaaataaaataaaatatataaatatatatatcttaagaGTTTATATCGAAACATTTTAAAGCTCTTCATGTTACAGCACAAACCAACATGCACAAGACATTGAACTGAGGAAACTAACAGATACACTTTCAATAGAATATCATTCtaataataatgttcttttttttttctctccagtttggcatgcccaattcccaatgcgctctaagtccttgttgtggtgtagtgactctcaggacgaatctcagctgcctccgcgtctgagaccgtcaatccgagcaacttatcacgtggcttgttgagcacgttactgcggagatgtagcgtgtgtggaggcttcacactattctccatggaatccatgcacaactcaccacgcgccccaccgagagtgagaaccatattacagcgaccacgaggaggttaccccatgtgactctaccctccctagcaaccgggccaatctggttgcttaggagacctggctggagtcactcagcacaccctggattcgaacttgtgactccaggggtggtagtcagcatcagtactagctgagctacccaggcccctcctaATAATACAATTCTTAATATATTTTATGCTTGTCTAGAATCATTAAGCCTCAAATAAGTGTACAACATGTTTTCTAATCAGCTTTGCTTGGatttctttaaaatatacatttcagttGCCGCAAGCACCACATGGGGTTTAgattatgaatttatttattcttaCATGAAGCGATACAAGTTATATTGAGAAATGAGAGGCAGacatgacatcaatttgtaggccaaTTCGACATGGGTTACTTTGGCAATTTCCAATGGGTTCTTGACAGTTTcagatttatgagtaaaataattaCTACAATGATTGTGCAATTCACCAAGCATGTAAACTCACATCCTTGTGcttgttgtagtccttatttagcaacagtgacttcaaaatttacattttatgtatgtaatttatgttgcacatcaaaaatctaaatttgctattaaaaatgataaaagacTAGTTATCTTTCAGGTTTTAGGACGacaaactgaacagctctgtTTACAAAATATTCTTTTGAAATAACAACTGCacgttaccactttttacagtataaatcaggggcgtagattccagggagAATGGGGGGAGGAAacacccccaataatcaaaagaaGCAAGTacttatttataccatgatcaatggaaacatgtaaatgcttcacactgcatccccctcaaagttcaagccaaatctaagCCCTTGGTATAAATGCTCTGGAAAAGAGAATTTGGGGAAAAAGCAAGTCTCTGCGATTTACTGTTTATATTCATTTGGAATCCTGATAAATTTGACGTGTCCTAGAAGATGGTCTGTGTGCTGAACTGATCTGTTGATCATTTCACAGTGCTGTAAACCACTGATTTATCCCCCGTTACTTGAACAGCAGATCTGTGGAATAAATATAACCAGAGAGAAGTTCAAAACTGCCCTGTAAGTAGGTTTTAATAttaaatgagcaaatttgttatTACCCCCTTTTGTTTCTCACCTCATGGCAGCACCAGGCTCATAAGTTCTAATATTGTCATACTGTGTTTCGTTCTCTTTGTGTCTGTGATGTTGGACAGTTGCATACTGGATCTGTACAATATCTTTTCCTCTGAGTCTCTTTGGTGTAACATTTTCATACTGATCATCATGGCGGGTTCTGTCAGACGTCAAAGGTGGAACCTGGAGATAAAACTGTTTAaatgatagttcatccaaaaatgaagatACTGCCATCGTTTACTCATCTTTATTTCACTCAACTCAGACACTACCAAATGATTATCTGTAAAGGTGCATTGAAACGATGTGCAATGTAAAAAGCGTCAAACACATAAaaatgactagacttgacttaaaAAAGTGAATTCTAAAACAGGCAAGCATGAGCAGATATCCATCACTGAAAAGATTCCTGTTGCTTTAAATTTTAGTACCCTGAAAGCTCTAAAGataagaacgtcatggttacttgcataacctcacgtaacgagatgttgtgtcgatatagtgacactaggggttactcttgggagcccgagacacctctgatctttgataaaaggccaatgaaaattggcgagtggtatttgcatgccactcccctggacatacgggtataaaaggagctggtatgcaaccactcattcaagttttatgctgaggagctgagacaagttccggccatttcagtgggtagttcagcgttgtggcaggagggacacaacgtctcgttccctccatcagggaatggaggttacgcatgtaaccatgacgttccctatctatcactcactcgatgttgtgtcgatgtagtgacactaggggtccctatacaaaacgccacaactggctgaaatgtgttaAGTGAACctgcggtgtgtgacgggcagacaattgtgtgcctcgtagccagcgcaccaggctgacacgtaacctcccccaacatagttatgagtgtcgaatggccctttgggaacaagtaaactacccaaaagatagagacaggctaacctagtcgtggcctcttttccccttctttttttaactccctaaaaaacaagggggattatccgactggggcgccatgtctagtcggggggtgtccctcccaaggggaggacaccgtggagaccacacctcgcccaaagagatggGGGATAtctaagtggaaaaatatgtcacatggtcttgctgaccatcatggtagatcctacccaacaggggaggagttactacaaacatggagactatggcagagggggctctgcccaaggaagatgcagtttgccaacagggaaacgaattagcagaagatatacatcgcatggggttaccttacagggaaccaccacatgcggagcacctaccccagaacagagctcttagttagcacgtgtactgggccggcagcgagtctctccgaaaactcaactgccacagggctcagaggaagtcaaccagggaacatattttgtgaacactactgggaattaatggtgcacgtcttcagctcagagaaggtgaaaggcactatgtgcaagcgatacacccggccagctatcccgggcttatccacatgtattgcgtgccactacctgggatgaaaccggttccacccagaggttgtagaaccttgcaaaggtgttgggtgttgcccagcctgctgctctgcaaatgactgttagagaggcacccctggccaaggcccaggagacCACTAtatccctggtagaatgggctcatagccctactgggggcggcacatcctgggtgtgatatgccatagctatggcgtcaatgagccagtgggcgatcctctgcttggagacagcggactgaactccaggcacattttgctgacagagaacacttgcaggtctcctatcctcttgatggaagtgagcgcagtcaggagggcagtcttcaaagagagtgccttaagctcagctgactgcaaaggctcaaagggggctctctgtagaccctgaagaactacagagaggtcccatgagggaacgaggcttggtctggagggattcagcctcctggcgcctctcaggaatctgataatcaggtcatgcttccctaaggacttaccgtccactgtgtcgtggtgtgccgcccttccaacctctcctgcaggaaggaaagcaccgatccgactacgcatctctggggtcttcctgacggggaGCAGACagacaccacttagtgaacagacaccacttaaaggcatacaggcaactcgtagagggggccctagcctgagtaatcgtgtctaccaccgcgggtggtagaccgcttaggtcttctgcatcctgtccaggggccagacatggagattccggaggtctggttgtgggtgccagatggtgctccgtccctgagagagaaggtccttcctcaggggaattcgccgggggggtgctaccaggatgacctgctcctcatcctccctgacattgcacagagtctgtgcaagtaggctcactgggggaaacgcatatttgcgtaggtcaggaggccagctgtgtgccagcgcgtctatgctgaggggtgcctcggtcagggcgtaccagagcaggcagtgggaggattcttgggaggcaaacaggtctacctgtgcctgtctgaatcaactccaaataagctggaccacctgagggtggagtctccactctcccctgagggtaacctgccatgacagcgcatccactgtagtgttgaggtcgcctgggatgtgagtggttcacagtgacttgaagtgctgctgactccaggggaggagacggtgggcaagttgtgacatacaatgagagcgcagactgccttggcggttgacatatgctaccgttgccatgttgtctgtccgaactaacatgtgcttgccctggatcaacggctggaacctccacagggtgagcagaattgccaacaactcgaggcagttgatgtgccaatgcagtcgtgggcctgtccataagccggcagctgcgtgccccagcctgttttagaggtgtctgtcatgaccacgacgcacctggagggaacacctgcccgtagaaaggggaacacctgcccgtagaaacgagaggttggtccaagggctgaaaagatggcgacagaccggcgtgatgtccatgcgatgtgtcccgcggtgtcatgcccatctcaggactcgagtctgaagccaatgctgaagtggtctcatatgcatcaacccgagcggggtggccaccgctgaggatgccatatgccccaggagcctctgaaagagtttcagtggaaccgctgttttctgtttgaatgccttcaaacaggccagcactgactgtgtgtgctcgttcgtgaggcgtgctgtcaaagagactgagaccaactccaaaccgaggaaagagatgctctgaaccaggaggagtttgctcttttcccagttgacccgaagccctaatcggccgaggtgtgagagcaccaagtccctgtgtgcacacaacatgtaccgagagtgagctaggattagccaattgtcgagatatTTGAGAATACgagtgcccacttcccttaatggggcaagggctgcctctgcgaccttcatgaagacgcgaggggacaaggacaggccgaaagggaggaccttgtactgatacgcctgaccctcgaatgcaaaccacaggaagggtctgtgtcgaggtagaatcgagacatggaagtacgcatccttcaggtctaccaccgcgaactaatcttgatgccggatgctcgccagaatgcatttttgcgtcagcattttgaatgggagtctgtgtaaagcccggttcagaacttgcaggtccaagattggccgcaacccaccgcctttttccggtacgatgaagtaggggctgtaaaaccccttcttcatctcggccggagggacaggttctatcgcacccttccgtaggagggtggcgatctccgcgcgcaaggtagcagcgttttcgtccttcaccaaggtgaagtggataccgctgaacatGGCCGGAcgtctggtgaactgaattgtgtagctgagtcagacggtccggaccagccatcgcgatggattggaaagcacaagccacgcatccaagctccgtgtgagggggaccaaagggaccaaaggctcgaggtgccacaccatgtcgtggccgtgctgagttcagggacatcaaagtacttacatggctccttgtgaccaaccccggaacagcctaggacaggggaggaagaggcctgtcctcgtgacccatggacactgtcacatcgggggtggatttgtgccacagctgggcactcaggggcgggaagaccgccgctggagcgccaaacctgccaaatagagtggtggatggtggtcgtgatgacggccgtgcacactggatatgtgacccagggaacaagtaaaccactcttgctgaactcttgggtactgcagccacttgggcatgcagcgcaattaaatgcaaaggtaacaaaaagattctcggagccctcgaccgggggatggagtggtctgcttacctgctgcagagcagcgggtttcgtcgaccctgggtcacccatctcaggggcgctctGAAGCTTTCACGAGTTcttggcggccacgagacgggtggcgtctgcttcctgcggtgggctccacgccggggccaggccgaaagggcggagccggtgcagtcactgcagggggaagcacttggtgacgagcagacgggttgtgggatcttgagccgcgccggggcaggatatgccggatagcctccgtctgctgcttcaccgtcgagaactgctgggcaaagtccttgacgttgtcgccaaataggccagcctgggagttgggcgcagcaaggaactgtgtcttgtctggaccactaatgtggacatcgtccgcccgagtgACCGctccgtgaccttcatcactcggagagcgaggtcagtcaccaagtgcagttcctgcatcaatcctggggcggaactaccctcgtacagttcctttagcgcctttgcagacttgcaggagatccatggcgtgcagggcagaggcggcttgtccagtggcaccataggccttggccgtcagagacgacataaacctacaggccttggacgggagctttgggcaccaaaggtgcaccgcgagcgcctttatccaccggggggattgccgaatagcccttggccgccccaccatcgagggtagtgagggcagggaagctgaaagatcgggaccgggcagtaaaaagtgcctcctacgaccttgtcagctcttcatgcatttctgggaagaaaggaacggggagggg is a window of Myxocyprinus asiaticus isolate MX2 ecotype Aquarium Trade chromosome 8, UBuf_Myxa_2, whole genome shotgun sequence DNA encoding:
- the LOC127444679 gene encoding B-cell receptor CD22-like — encoded protein: MVCKCTLKNMIYMLVVGVAMVMSVRMAPFHLIFLLIVPGVCSADHWGVSYSRPYICALNGSSVIMPCTYTYPPGYKVIKVNWVIYRPNARNDKSPDLSEDSEYSQRFQYLGDKRQICTIRLNDVTQKDAHKYYFRFITNKPGGQWTDAPGVTLDVTDLQIETPASVTEGDTVSLTCKSTCNLTDRATFIWLKNTQSLTERNNKLLLQSVRREDAGRYSCTVHGLTSPHVYIDVAYSPRNVSVSISGSGEIVLGDSVTLTCSSDSNPPVLNYTWFNENESSAVGSGQSYSALQSGFFYCVAQNQHGSQRSAAVLVTVEGSSGLWLVVVGIAVGVGFCVGAAALIVVLCICKCNRSKGNTVRIEYENVKSSDQTYTALDLKSQSSDVYNTLNIAERQKVQLS